The following coding sequences lie in one Spinacia oleracea cultivar Varoflay chromosome 1, BTI_SOV_V1, whole genome shotgun sequence genomic window:
- the LOC130463834 gene encoding uncharacterized protein: protein MNENQIVVRHESEGGKTPTTRDESQDVSTITKTIKGRGPSKGVKVAKPMFLEYNVYNVPDGQWSHEYGKQVGSCATRININVPLYPKVDEQIKKGFWEETKLMFHITDDSNHSREKYFHSCVAKRFSCFKSKLVRRWITMKEKKPKNQTNKMPWDVYNHITEDDWKTFVKHYFLPESLLRSEKARKSASCNKNPHRTGQKGYNRKRLDWIKDGRLPPDAALPISSSSSVNSSVTSNVNRVRKYRSKEWILAHQVQNKEGKWEIDPNDTEVVEIATKALEYIAEEEKGNLSFEQGEDALTKAIGKKDHRGRVKGTGGMVGIKKAFGPCIRHSRSDHGEASSENYESIRASVKKEFEGELEKRVEKRVAEALQKQLSTLLKTGQLSSISTPIPDDLHLNDSARVDLDVSATRTTRHILVPQPRELKERTPCRLALEEKVSGNNIVVADGMVQPSDGALPQHFTSMKPGHYKVQVDFVYDGHVDDILPVPTGDGFTNLGGALGSFVQWPIHLVIFEDGEDCISPPKKKSKSNVSKERDGSSKKKTTVLAAQKKTTDLPSKVNPLKLIRT from the exons ATGAATGAAAACCAAATTGTTGTTAGGCATGAATCAGAAGGTGGCAAGACTCCCACAACGCGTGACGAATCACAAGATGTTAGTACGATTACAAAGACCATTAAAGGCCGTGGTCCGTCAAAAGGTGTTAAAGTCGCTAAGCCTATGTTCCTTGAGTATAATGTATATAATGTCCCCGATGGACAATGGTCTCATGAATACGGGAAGCAAGTTGGGAGTTGTGCTACTAGAATTAATATTAACGTCCCATTATATCCAAAGGTAGATGAGCAAATCAAGAAGGGGTTTTGGGAGGAGACTAAG cttatgttccacattactgatgattctaatcattcgagggagaaatattttcattcttgtgtggcgaaacgatttagttgtttcaagagcaaGTTGGTGCGCCGATGGATAACTATGAAGGAAAAGAAgccaaaaaatcaaacaaacaagatGCCTTGGGATGTCTACAACCATAtcacagaggatgattggaagACTTTTGTTAAACATTATTTCCTGCCAGAGTCATTG CTTCGTAGTGAAAAGGCGAGGAAAAGTGCATCATGCAACAAGAACCCACATCGCACCGGCCAAAAGGGTTATAATAGAAAGCGACTAGATTGGATAAAGGATGGACGACTTCCACCAGATGCAGCTTTACCTATCTCGAGTAGCTCCTCGGTGAACTCATCAGTGACCTCAAATGTTAATAGAGTTAGAAAATACAGATCAAAGGAGTGGATTTTGGCCCATCAAGTACAAAATAAAGAgggaaagtgggaaattgacccgAACGATACAGAAGTTGTTGAAATCGCAACAAAAGCT TTAGAGTACATCGCAGAAGAGGAAAAAGGAAATCTTTCTTTCGAACAGGGTGAGGATGCCCTCACTAAAGCTATAGGGAAAAAAGATCATCGTGGGCGTGTCAAGGGAACAGGTGGCATGGTTGGTATCAAAAAGGCTTTCGGTCCGTGTATTCGACATAGTAGAAgtgaccatggtgaagcttcATCAGAAAATTACGAATCAATCAGAGCTTCTGTGAAAAAGGAGTTTGAAGGTGAATTAGAGAAAAGGGTAGAGAAGAGGGTGGCAGAGGCCCTCCAAAAGCAACTAAGCACCTTGTTAAAAACAGGACAACTAAGCTCCATTTCTACCCCGATACCTGATGACCTCCACTTAAATGATTCTGCCAGAGTTGACCTTGATGTTAGTGCTACAAGAACCACTCGTCACATCTTAGTGCCGCAACCACGCGAGCTAAAG GAAAGGACTCCATGTCGTCTTGCCCTTGAGGAGAAAGTTTCAGGCAACAACATTGTCGTGGCGGATGGTATGGTACAACCCTCAGATGGTGCATTGCCCCAACATTTTACATCGATGAAGCCTGGTCACTATAAAGTCCAAGTTGATTTTGTTTACGACGGACATGTTGATGATATTCTTCCGGTACCTACGGGAGATGGTTTCACTAACTTAGGCGGTGCTCTGGGTAGTTTTGTGCAATGGCCCATACACTTAGTGATTTTCGAAGACGGCGag gATTGTATTTCACCTCCTAAAAAGAAGTCCAAGTCTAATGTTTCTAAAGAGAGGGATGGTAGCTCCAAGAAAAAGACAACGGTGTTAGCGGCCCAAAAGAAGACAACAGACTTACCATCCAAGGTAAAccctctaaaactcattcgaacctaa
- the LOC130466341 gene encoding uncharacterized protein, translating to MTSAPDDIYDNTTIPLAASVWHSDFDQETYITASDIGEFLRGACLNISAIQVYILCLLHDHAKSFEMSRISFICPEIMSSTRIKADPGAPTMYLKNIFQAEIEKEKMGNPNLTNWFLIPYNQENHWNLYVMDLRRGYVYIFDSARDPRRTDYAWGILSLAYQVYKCNGGHCPNKTSFKSCKPIHIECAQQIGGTECGYYVMKFMLEIVTLQHDYEGRLDEVYTPRTAPYASEEIDVVREQWAKFFTTKYLLLT from the exons ATGACTTCGGCGCCTGATGATATATATGATAATACTACCATCCCATTGGCGGCCTCAGTTTGGCACTCGGATTTTGATCAAGAAACATACATAACTGCGTCTGATATAGGAGAGTTCCTTCGCGGGGCGTGCTTAAACATTTCAGCGATCCAAGTCTACATAtt gtgtttattgcacgatcatgccaaatcatttgaaatgtctcggatttcgttcatttgtcccgagattatgtcaagcactagaatcaaggccgaccctggagcgccaacaatgtatttgaaaaacattttccaagctgaaattgaaaaggagaagatgggtaatcctaacctaactaattggtttttaatcccatataatcaaga aaatcattggaatttatacgtgatggacctacgtagaggttatgtatatattttcgattctgctagagatccacgtcgaacagattatgcatggggaatcttgagttt ggcataccaagtgtacaagtgcaatggtgggcattgtccgaataaaacgagttttaagtcgtgtaaacccattcatatagag tgtgctcaacaaatcggcggaactgagtgtggctattacgttatgaagttcatgttagagatagtcacgttacaacatgactatgaaggccggctagatgag gtctatactccgaggactgcgccttatgctagtgaggaaattgatgtggttcgtgagcaatgggcgaagttttttaccaccaagtatttattattgacctga